The nucleotide sequence GGACGAGTACGCGCGGAAGCGGCGGGTCCGCTCGAAGAGTGGCCGGACCGCCTCCTGAGCGTGGCGCAGGCCGTTGCGCTCCATCCGGCGCCACTCAACGAACATGCCTTCGGCTGCGCGCAGCGACTCCACGAGGTCAGCGGCCTGGTCGTCGGCGCCCGTGACGCGGCACCATGTTTGGATGTCATCGGCAGACGGGGCGGTCTTGTTGTTCTCGATCCTCGAAGTCTTGGCCCCGTGCCAGCCACAGGCGCGGGCATGGTCGCGGCCCGTCAGCCCTGCCTGCTCCCGGAGTTCGCGAAGCCGATCGGCGAGGAGCTGACGGGCCTGTTGGACGCTCGACGACGGGGAGACCGCCATCAGTGCGCGTGGTTCAAGGGCGGTACTCCTCGTGGGGGATGGCCCGCTCCCACACCGCTTCGAACGCCGAGGCGCAGAGCTTGGCCAGCGTCGGATCGTCGTCGATCAGTTCGTAGCCAAGATCAGGTTTCTGACCGTTCCCGTCGAAGTGGTTCACGAGCACCGGGCTATCGTCGAAGAGCCAGAAGTCGTTCCCCGGCAGAGGAATGTCCGTGGCTCGCCGGCGCGGTAGCCACCGCACCTGTTCGCCGGCTTCGACGTTCATGGTCGTGGTCTCGTACTCCCACCGTACGTAGGCGCTGACCGGTTCGGAGATGATGCGCGCACGTCGAATGGCCACACCCCGCGCGAGCGCTGCTTGCACCAGCTCCACCCACGGGCGCCACTGCTCGACCGGGTCCATCGTCTCGCCTCGCTGCCAGGCGACGAACGTCGGATCGTCGAGCATGTACGAGTCGCGCATCTCCAGGTGCACAGCCGAGCGCTGGGCTTGAGCCAGCAGTTCGTCGAAGGCGATCACTGATCGGCGCCCTCCGGCCCCGGCAGGTATTGGCGCATCACGGCCGGCAGCCGAATCATCGACTCGTGTGCCGGAATCTCCGTGGAGTGGCCGGGGATCGAGCCCACCCTCTGAGCCTCCGTGACGGTCTCTTCGTCCGCCGTCCAGGACTGGATGACCAAGTCTCCCGTCGCGTCGTCGAGCCAGATCGTCGGAGAATCGTTCGTTGGGGTATCCGGGAAGATCCCGAGGAACTTCAACGCCATGACGCCGCCCTTCGTCGTCGTTTGCACGAGCTTGCATCGAGCCTGACGCTGCGCCGACTGCCGGGTCAAGCTCATGGGCGGGTTCCTGCAGACTCGTGCAAACACCCTTCGCAGCGCCGCTCCGCCTGCCTTACCTTGCCGCCATGTTCACGGCTCGCGTGCAGGGGCACGGCCTCGTCGACTGGTCGCCTGAGCGTGTCGACGCCTACGCCGCCCAGCTGCTGTCGGCTCACCAGCCGGGCGGCGGGTGGATCCCGCGCCGTCGCACGTCCTGTCGGGACTGTGGCCAGGAGTGGCCGTGCGTGTGGGCGACCTGGGCGGAGCAGTGGGGGCGCGGCCTCGTCAGGGCGCGGGCGCGACGCGGCGGGTGACCACTCAGGAGCAGGAGGCCACCGGGCGGCGCTGGGCACCGGCGTACCGGGCACACTGCCCGCGCTGCAGGAACTCCGGGCGCGCGTTCTCGTCGTACAGCAACGCCGAGCAGGCCGCCCAAGGCCACGCCGACAAGCACTACCACGTCACGCACGTGATCGACCAGTACGGCATTCGCGTCATCGGCTCGACACGGCACCCCGGCGACGAGAACGGGAAGGCGGCGCCGTGAGCGACGGCTACCGCCCGGTGTGGCGCGTCGGCAAGGAGCTGCACTTGCGTGACGCGCGCACCAGCGAGCGCTAGCGCGGGAGGCAGCGCGCGACCGCACGCCCGTCGCGGTAGTCGCCGGGCACCTGCGCGAGCTGCGGGTCGGGCGCGACCTCACCCAAGTCGAGCTGGCCCGGCCGGCGAAGATCTATCCCTGGGTGGGTGGCTTAGATCGGCTCTAAAGTGGCTTAGAGGTCAAACTAAGGGCGCCTGCCGCCTGACCGCGCACCGTTCGACGGCTTGGCCGTCCCAGCCCCTCCCGCGCCGCTGTCGCCAGACCCTCATGATCGATGCCGAGGTGATCGGCGACCCGCTCGGGGGCGCA is from Jiangella alkaliphila and encodes:
- a CDS encoding DUF6879 family protein, with amino-acid sequence MIAFDELLAQAQRSAVHLEMRDSYMLDDPTFVAWQRGETMDPVEQWRPWVELVQAALARGVAIRRARIISEPVSAYVRWEYETTTMNVEAGEQVRWLPRRRATDIPLPGNDFWLFDDSPVLVNHFDGNGQKPDLGYELIDDDPTLAKLCASAFEAVWERAIPHEEYRP